From a single Lolium rigidum isolate FL_2022 chromosome 7, APGP_CSIRO_Lrig_0.1, whole genome shotgun sequence genomic region:
- the LOC124673808 gene encoding UMP-CMP kinase 3 — protein MGTVVDAPAVVTENEEVAVNMLGDKKVTVVFVLGGPGSGKGTQCANIVEHFGFTHLSAGDLLRAELKSGSENGTMIENMIKEGKIVPSEVTIALLKEAMIKNENDKFLIDGFPRNEENRAAFEHVTKISPAFVLFFNCSEEEMQKRLLGRNEGRVDDNIETIKKRFNVFAESSLPVIEYYRAKEKVKEINAAKPIPEVFEDVKAIFAPYAKAS, from the exons ATGGGCACGGTTGTGGATGCTCCCGCAGTTGTCACTGAGAATGAG GAGGTTGCTGTGAACATGTTGGGTGACAAGAAAGTCACAGTTGTATTTGTTCTTG GTGGTCCTGGAAGTGGAAAGGGTACACAGTGTGCCAACATTGTTGAACACTTCGGATTTACCCATCTTAGTGCTGGAGATCTTCTGCGCGCGGAGCTTAAATCTGGCTCTGAGAATGG AACTATGATTGAGAACATGATAAAGGAGGGGAAGATTGTTCCATCAGAGGTAACTATAGCGCTCCTGAAGGAAGCCATGATAAAAAATGAGAATGATAAGTTTCTAATCGACGGGTTTCCAAGGAACGAAGAGAATCGTGCTGCATTCGAGCATGTT ACAAAAATTTCTCCTGCATTTGTGCTCTTCTTCAATTGTTCTGAGGAAGAGATGCAAAAACGTCTTTTGGGGCGCAATGAG GGAAGAGTTGATGACAACATAGAGACTATCAAGAAGAGATTCAATGTTTTTGCTGAATCCAGCTTGCCTGTAATTGAGTACTATAGAGCGAAGGAGAAGGTTAAAGAG ATCAATGCTGCAAAACCGATTCCTGAGGTGTTTGAAGATGTCAAGGCTATTTTTGCCCCATACGCCAAG GCTTCCTAG